Proteins co-encoded in one Flavobacterium sp. M31R6 genomic window:
- a CDS encoding methylated-DNA--[protein]-cysteine S-methyltransferase, whose amino-acid sequence METVYIKTPLGIATIIGDENGVSVISVSDEGTVSIEIPAVLQQAVLQLNGYFEGKRAHFDFKLNPQGTEFQQKVWKALLEIPYGKTRTYLEQSKVLGDVKAIRAVASANGKNPLWIVVPCHRVIGTDGSLTGYAGGLWRKKWLLEHENPTTQQSLF is encoded by the coding sequence ATGGAAACAGTCTACATCAAAACACCTTTGGGAATCGCAACAATTATAGGCGATGAAAATGGCGTATCGGTAATTTCAGTTTCCGATGAAGGAACAGTTTCGATAGAAATTCCAGCAGTTTTGCAGCAAGCCGTTTTGCAACTCAATGGTTATTTTGAGGGGAAGAGAGCCCATTTTGATTTCAAACTCAATCCACAAGGAACTGAATTTCAGCAAAAAGTGTGGAAAGCATTATTAGAGATTCCGTACGGAAAAACCAGAACATATCTCGAACAGTCAAAAGTTTTAGGAGATGTTAAAGCCATTCGTGCTGTGGCTTCAGCCAATGGAAAAAATCCACTTTGGATTGTTGTTCCTTGTCACCGAGTTATCGGTACCGATGGATCACTCACGGGCTACGCAGGAGGATTATGGCGAAAAAAATGGTTACTCGAACACGAAAATCCAACAACGCAACAAAGTTTGTTTTAA
- a CDS encoding 3'-5' exonuclease, whose protein sequence is MIEKINLNNILFLDIETVPEVANYNTLDDEMKGLWELKTQYQRKDEFSGEEFYDRAGIWAEFGKIVCISVGYFTIKGDIRNFRVTSFFGEEPKLLKDFNNLLNNHFNQPQHVLCGHNAKEFDIPFLARRMIINQIPIPEKLNLFGKKPWEIAHLDTLELWKFGDYKHFTSLKLLCKVLGIPSPKGDIDGSQVGHVFYVDKDIDRIVTYCEKDTIAVAQIFLRLRREDLLIEEEIIHV, encoded by the coding sequence ATGATTGAAAAAATAAACCTTAATAATATCCTTTTTCTTGACATTGAAACCGTTCCTGAAGTTGCGAATTACAACACTTTGGATGATGAAATGAAAGGACTTTGGGAACTCAAAACCCAATACCAACGTAAAGACGAGTTTTCGGGGGAGGAGTTCTACGATCGTGCCGGAATTTGGGCCGAGTTTGGAAAAATTGTCTGTATTTCGGTTGGGTATTTTACGATTAAGGGGGATATTCGTAATTTTAGAGTGACTTCTTTTTTTGGTGAAGAGCCAAAACTTTTGAAAGACTTCAATAATTTGTTGAACAATCATTTCAATCAACCACAACATGTTTTGTGCGGACATAACGCCAAGGAATTTGACATTCCGTTTCTTGCCCGCCGAATGATTATTAACCAAATTCCAATTCCCGAGAAACTTAATTTATTTGGGAAAAAGCCTTGGGAGATTGCACATTTGGATACTTTGGAGTTATGGAAATTTGGCGATTACAAACATTTCACTTCCTTAAAGCTACTGTGCAAAGTACTCGGAATCCCATCGCCAAAAGGCGATATTGACGGTAGTCAGGTAGGACACGTTTTTTATGTGGACAAAGACATTGACCGCATTGTCACTTATTGCGAAAAAGACACCATCGCCGTTGCCCAAATTTTCCTTCGATTGCGACGCGAAGATTTATTGATTGAAGAAGAGATTATTCATGTGTAA
- a CDS encoding fumarate hydratase — MDFIYQDPYPILKDDTQYRKITSDFVKVEKLGDREILTVDPKGLELLAQEALKDVSFMLRTSHLEKLRAILDDPEATDNDRFVAYNLLQNAVVAIDGELPSCQDTGTAIVMAKKGENVYTGVDDAEWLSKGIFNTYQERNLRYSQIVPISMFEEKNSGSNLPAQIDIYAKKGASYDFLFLAKGGGSANKTYLYQQTKSLLNEKSLDAFIRAKIMDLGTSACPPYHLALVIGGTSAEANLSAVKKASAGYFDHLPTTGNMAGQAFRDLEWEKRVQLICQESQIGAQFGGKYFTHDVRVIRLPRHAASCPVGLGVSCSADRNIKGKITKDGVFVEQLEVNPKRLLPETPPHLEAAVDIDLNQPMADILKKLSQYPIKTRLKLNGTLIVARDIAHAKIKELLDSGKPMPEYFKNHPIYYAGPAKTPEGMASGSFGPTTAGRMDVYVEEFQKNGGSMVMLAKGNRTKDVMNACKTYGGFYLGSIGGPAAILAKENILSVEVVDFEELGMEAVRKITIKDFPAFIITDDKGNDFFENL; from the coding sequence ATGGACTTTATATATCAGGATCCTTATCCAATTTTAAAAGACGATACCCAATACCGCAAAATCACATCCGATTTTGTAAAAGTTGAAAAACTTGGCGATAGAGAAATCTTGACTGTTGACCCAAAAGGCTTGGAGTTATTGGCACAAGAAGCTTTGAAGGACGTTTCATTTATGTTGCGTACTTCGCATTTGGAAAAATTAAGAGCGATTCTTGATGATCCCGAAGCGACGGACAACGACCGTTTTGTGGCTTATAATTTATTACAGAATGCAGTTGTGGCGATCGACGGGGAATTACCTTCGTGTCAGGACACCGGAACGGCGATTGTAATGGCCAAAAAAGGAGAAAACGTATATACAGGTGTTGACGATGCTGAATGGCTCTCAAAAGGGATTTTTAACACCTATCAAGAGAGAAATCTTCGTTATTCCCAAATTGTGCCTATCAGTATGTTTGAGGAGAAAAACTCGGGATCAAATCTTCCGGCGCAAATTGATATTTATGCCAAAAAAGGAGCTTCTTATGATTTCTTGTTTTTGGCAAAAGGTGGAGGCTCTGCCAACAAAACCTATTTATACCAACAAACGAAATCTTTATTGAATGAAAAATCTTTGGATGCTTTCATTCGTGCCAAAATAATGGACTTGGGAACTTCTGCTTGTCCACCGTATCACTTGGCTTTAGTGATTGGGGGAACCTCTGCGGAAGCAAATTTATCAGCCGTTAAAAAAGCATCTGCAGGTTATTTCGACCATCTGCCAACAACTGGAAATATGGCTGGCCAAGCTTTCCGTGATTTGGAATGGGAGAAACGAGTGCAGTTAATTTGCCAGGAAAGCCAGATTGGAGCGCAGTTTGGAGGTAAATATTTTACTCACGATGTTCGTGTAATCCGTTTGCCACGCCACGCAGCTTCTTGTCCAGTTGGATTGGGTGTTTCTTGTTCGGCTGATAGAAACATAAAGGGTAAAATTACTAAGGACGGTGTTTTCGTTGAACAATTGGAAGTAAATCCAAAACGTTTGTTGCCTGAAACGCCACCGCATTTGGAAGCAGCAGTTGATATTGATTTGAATCAACCAATGGCTGATATTCTTAAAAAATTGTCGCAATACCCAATCAAAACGCGTTTGAAATTAAACGGAACCTTGATTGTGGCTCGTGATATTGCACACGCCAAAATCAAAGAATTATTGGATTCCGGTAAACCAATGCCAGAATACTTTAAAAATCATCCTATCTATTATGCAGGACCTGCTAAAACTCCAGAAGGAATGGCTTCGGGAAGTTTTGGACCAACAACTGCAGGAAGAATGGATGTTTATGTGGAAGAGTTCCAAAAAAATGGTGGAAGTATGGTAATGCTTGCCAAAGGAAACAGAACCAAAGATGTGATGAATGCTTGTAAAACCTATGGTGGATTCTATTTGGGTTCAATCGGAGGTCCAGCGGCAATTTTGGCCAA
- a CDS encoding BamA/TamA family outer membrane protein: MDWDRRNTIFTPDSGYRINVAYSVNDDWTGSDYKFEKLETFVHYFFPVTNKWISGLRFEAVQSYGNVPFHQLPSIKLRGITAYRYQGQATLVTETEQRFDLNTRWSVLAYGGLGKVFQKNENFAEAKTVYNYGTGFRYLVARTYGLRAGIDVAKGPDSWGYYIVFGHKWNR; this comes from the coding sequence TTGGATTGGGACAGAAGAAACACCATTTTTACTCCTGACAGTGGATATAGAATCAATGTGGCCTATAGCGTAAATGATGATTGGACCGGCAGTGATTACAAATTTGAAAAACTGGAGACTTTTGTGCATTATTTTTTCCCTGTTACCAATAAATGGATTTCAGGATTGCGCTTTGAGGCAGTACAATCCTACGGCAATGTGCCCTTTCATCAATTGCCAAGTATCAAACTGAGGGGAATTACAGCTTATCGGTACCAAGGGCAGGCGACTCTCGTTACCGAAACTGAACAGCGTTTTGACCTGAATACTCGCTGGAGCGTTTTAGCTTATGGCGGTCTTGGGAAAGTTTTCCAAAAGAATGAGAATTTCGCCGAAGCCAAGACGGTTTACAATTACGGAACTGGTTTTAGGTATCTTGTCGCCCGAACCTATGGGCTTCGTGCAGGTATTGATGTAGCCAAAGGGCCTGACAGTTGGGGGTATTATATTGTTTTTGGCCATAAATGGAATCGATAA
- a CDS encoding nucleoside recognition domain-containing protein — protein MVLSRFWLVIFISSIIFIVVSLFSANTYTIDYVLNGKKDDPVLISEKYIEQVPAFIKDSIKKATDQTMIINRDTLNADTTYVYKNKTVKIYSGVQKSDGLLPTCKSTLLDLILPLMAYLAFFCGLMELLIISGASGKLAKLLSPVFVKVFPSIPKDHPSISYMTLNFAANFLGLDSAATPFGLKAMESLQEINPEKDKASDAQIMFMCLHASGLTLIATSIIGYRAAANATNPADVMLPCIITSFIGTIAAFLIVGIRQKINFKSASLVIALMSLIAAIVGLLMYVNHLDLIGKNYFTCNLSALILVGIIAFTLIFSFIKEKKFTEAKTTVFEAFVSGANNGVKTGVTIFPYVLGMLVAISLFRNSGLFEIISNWIAFAFSNMGVNKEITDALPVALLRPFSSAGSRGFLIDSMNTFGADSMTGRLSSIFQCSAESTFYVIAVYFGSVNIKNTRYALGTMLLVDLICVITAILVAGWFF, from the coding sequence ATGGTATTAAGTAGATTCTGGTTAGTCATTTTTATTTCATCGATTATCTTTATTGTTGTCAGTTTGTTTTCTGCCAATACGTACACCATTGATTATGTTTTGAATGGAAAAAAAGACGACCCAGTTTTAATTTCTGAAAAATATATCGAACAAGTTCCTGCTTTTATCAAAGACAGCATCAAGAAAGCAACGGATCAAACCATGATTATCAATCGTGATACGCTAAATGCCGATACGACTTATGTTTATAAAAATAAAACTGTAAAAATCTACAGTGGTGTTCAAAAATCGGATGGTTTATTGCCAACGTGTAAAAGCACTTTGCTTGATTTGATTTTGCCGCTTATGGCCTATTTAGCATTTTTCTGCGGATTGATGGAGCTTTTAATCATTTCTGGAGCATCCGGAAAATTGGCTAAATTGCTGAGTCCAGTATTTGTAAAAGTGTTCCCGAGCATACCAAAGGATCATCCGTCTATCTCCTACATGACTTTAAACTTTGCCGCCAATTTCTTGGGATTGGATTCTGCAGCAACACCATTTGGATTAAAAGCTATGGAAAGTTTACAAGAAATAAACCCCGAAAAAGACAAAGCGAGTGATGCTCAGATTATGTTTATGTGTCTCCATGCCTCAGGACTAACATTAATTGCAACTTCAATTATTGGTTATCGCGCTGCCGCTAATGCAACAAATCCTGCCGATGTTATGCTGCCTTGTATTATAACTTCTTTTATTGGTACAATTGCTGCTTTTTTAATTGTTGGAATTAGGCAAAAAATTAATTTCAAGAGCGCATCTCTAGTTATTGCTTTAATGTCATTAATTGCTGCCATTGTTGGGTTATTGATGTATGTAAACCATTTGGATTTAATCGGAAAAAACTATTTTACTTGTAATCTTTCGGCTTTGATATTAGTAGGGATTATTGCTTTTACTTTGATATTTTCATTTATTAAAGAGAAGAAATTTACCGAGGCTAAAACAACTGTTTTCGAAGCTTTTGTATCTGGAGCAAATAATGGAGTTAAAACAGGAGTTACAATTTTTCCTTATGTTTTGGGGATGTTAGTGGCGATTTCATTATTCAGAAACAGCGGATTGTTTGAAATTATCAGCAATTGGATTGCTTTTGCTTTTTCGAATATGGGAGTAAACAAAGAAATTACCGATGCTCTACCGGTAGCATTGCTTAGACCATTTAGTTCTGCAGGATCACGAGGTTTTTTAATTGATTCGATGAATACTTTTGGTGCCGATTCAATGACCGGAAGATTGAGCAGTATTTTTCAATGCAGTGCCGAGAGTACTTTTTATGTGATCGCGGTTTACTTTGGTTCGGTTAATATAAAAAATACCCGATACGCTTTAGGAACGATGCTTTTGGTCGATTTGATTTGTGTGATTACCGCAATTTTGGTGGCGGGTTGGTTTTTTTAA
- a CDS encoding c-type cytochrome — MKKALFLFAVLAFLSCKKKSQEPFGKPTENTTEVQTPEALGKEIFEGKGNCVACHQVDQKVIGPSIKEIAKIYKEKNGNMIGFLKGEGEAIVDPAQFPVMQANLEITKAFTEEEQKAVEAYINSNLK, encoded by the coding sequence ATGAAAAAAGCACTTTTTTTATTCGCCGTTTTAGCATTCTTATCTTGTAAAAAAAAAAGTCAGGAACCATTTGGAAAACCTACAGAAAACACAACAGAAGTTCAAACACCGGAAGCATTAGGAAAGGAAATTTTCGAAGGCAAAGGAAATTGTGTCGCTTGTCATCAAGTGGATCAAAAAGTGATTGGACCAAGTATTAAAGAAATTGCCAAAATCTATAAAGAGAAAAACGGAAATATGATTGGTTTCCTTAAAGGCGAAGGCGAAGCGATTGTTGACCCAGCTCAATTTCCTGTGATGCAGGCCAATTTAGAAATCACAAAAGCATTTACTGAAGAAGAACAAAAAGCTGTTGAAGCGTATATAAATTCCAATCTGAAATAA